One Bradyrhizobium sp. ISRA464 genomic window carries:
- a CDS encoding metal ABC transporter permease, whose product MLLAAPFAASTLFVAIHTNFGLHVLRRGIIFADLALAQMSALGATIAFAAGYAPTSAAGIAYTFLFAAIGAALLTVSRVLPKEIQAEAYIGIIYVVATATTIVVVDRSPQGAEHVKQILVGSILAVSASDLPKFAVVYALVGAVHWLARRPLLAASEAVHSKARRSLLWDFVFYLSFSVVVTSSVASAGVLLVFCFLIIPAIIGSLFTRSIAYALGIGWLGGVAASAVGLAASFEFELPTGAAMALAFTLMLVIGAALRGLIFAPAAGRRICIRIFLRAASAMSLVTVLVSAIWLMIMPRADQPMFDLLQSATGIGPATFLAVQERAVYADALKEAGYGRSQEAQLTALERQSRWRGDGLSDTEVRRIGSFQQTFNEMARGDDFVIKSLSGRARERERWYVGLPLLMTSLLGLLILLPSKWRANPARSRTACLRFLRAFLHPC is encoded by the coding sequence ATGCTGCTTGCCGCGCCCTTCGCGGCGAGCACGTTGTTCGTAGCCATCCACACCAACTTCGGCCTGCACGTTCTGAGGCGTGGCATCATTTTCGCTGATCTTGCTCTGGCGCAGATGTCAGCGCTTGGAGCTACCATCGCATTTGCGGCTGGGTACGCTCCGACGAGTGCTGCGGGAATCGCCTATACCTTTCTTTTCGCCGCCATCGGCGCCGCCCTGCTTACGGTCTCCCGTGTCTTACCCAAAGAGATTCAAGCCGAAGCTTACATCGGCATCATCTACGTTGTGGCTACTGCAACGACCATCGTTGTCGTCGACCGCTCGCCGCAAGGAGCGGAGCATGTGAAACAAATACTCGTCGGCAGCATCCTTGCCGTCTCTGCAAGCGACCTGCCTAAGTTCGCGGTCGTCTATGCGTTGGTCGGGGCCGTTCATTGGCTGGCCCGTCGCCCGCTCTTGGCCGCTAGCGAGGCGGTACATAGCAAGGCGCGTCGCTCGCTGCTCTGGGATTTTGTGTTCTATTTGTCCTTCAGCGTGGTCGTCACGAGCTCGGTAGCCTCTGCAGGAGTGCTTCTAGTCTTCTGCTTCTTGATTATCCCGGCAATCATTGGATCGTTGTTCACGCGCAGCATCGCCTACGCGCTTGGAATCGGTTGGCTTGGAGGCGTCGCGGCCAGCGCCGTCGGTCTGGCCGCGTCATTCGAATTCGAACTGCCGACGGGCGCTGCAATGGCCCTTGCTTTCACGCTGATGCTCGTGATCGGCGCCGCGCTGCGTGGGCTTATATTCGCCCCCGCAGCCGGCCGACGGATCTGCATTCGCATTTTCCTTCGCGCGGCTTCTGCAATGAGTCTCGTGACTGTGTTGGTATCCGCTATTTGGCTCATGATCATGCCGCGTGCTGATCAGCCGATGTTTGATCTGCTACAGTCCGCTACCGGCATCGGTCCAGCGACATTCCTGGCGGTGCAGGAGCGAGCGGTCTACGCTGATGCGCTAAAAGAAGCGGGCTACGGGCGCTCGCAGGAAGCGCAGCTGACCGCATTGGAACGGCAGTCCCGATGGCGGGGGGACGGCCTTTCCGATACGGAGGTGCGCCGCATCGGCTCCTTCCAGCAGACCTTCAACGAGATGGCGCGTGGCGATGATTTCGTGATCAAGTCGTTGTCCGGCCGTGCTCGCGAGCGCGAGCGCTGGTACGTCGGGCTACCTTTGCTGATGACTAGCCTGCTCGGACTCCTGATCCTGCTGCCTAGCAAATGGCGTGCCAATCCCGCTCGTTCGCGGACCGCATGCCTGAGGTTCCTGCGAGCTTTCCTGCACCCTTGCTGA
- a CDS encoding acetamidase/formamidase family protein, producing MTYGTLAARLVAHAAPMLIVVGLASSGAAAQSAESITQPGDATASAARSTGGAAIRLPGTADTTQFGWYDNAQRPVLRIRSGDTVAMETLIHGHQQVMLDLSIEQMTQRAKSEQAESPGRGPHSITGPIYVEGAKPGDTLKVHIGRIVPTSYALNFSYPGFGGEFPSRFSQGQVKYFYLDLAKQQLEFAPGIFVPLRPFPGIIAVARASPGAYSTVPPGPFGGNLDINEMVSGTTLYLPVFVDGALLWSGDSHAGQGNGEINLTAIETAFKELDLTISVLKDIKLTWPRIETPTHWIAIGYDRDLNVAFNLLQEQTTELIAEQNKVPSEVARKLMLVNWDCRISEVINVLKGTYCMVPKVTNVPPPQLPRDDSPDYLVTYAKDTDLNKAMDTASMAMVDKLANEKHLTPLDAYSLASIAMDCRLGSPRGADREVHCLMPKGLWAKH from the coding sequence ATGACTTATGGCACTCTTGCGGCCAGGCTGGTGGCGCACGCGGCACCAATGCTAATCGTTGTAGGACTCGCGTCGTCTGGTGCTGCCGCGCAGAGCGCCGAGTCGATCACGCAGCCCGGCGATGCTACAGCGTCCGCGGCGCGTTCAACCGGCGGTGCAGCGATAAGGCTTCCCGGGACAGCTGATACGACTCAGTTCGGATGGTACGACAACGCCCAGCGTCCAGTGCTCCGCATCCGATCGGGCGATACGGTAGCAATGGAGACGTTGATCCACGGGCATCAACAAGTCATGCTGGACCTTTCGATCGAGCAAATGACGCAGCGCGCGAAATCGGAACAGGCGGAATCGCCGGGTCGAGGCCCTCACTCAATTACCGGGCCGATTTATGTCGAAGGCGCCAAACCCGGCGATACCCTGAAGGTCCATATCGGTCGAATAGTGCCGACGTCATACGCCTTGAATTTCAGTTATCCAGGCTTTGGAGGCGAGTTTCCCAGCCGATTTTCTCAAGGTCAGGTAAAATATTTCTATTTGGATCTCGCCAAGCAGCAACTGGAATTCGCGCCCGGCATCTTCGTTCCGTTGCGACCATTTCCCGGCATCATCGCCGTTGCTCGTGCGTCACCCGGTGCCTACAGCACTGTGCCTCCGGGCCCCTTTGGTGGGAATCTCGATATCAACGAGATGGTGTCAGGTACGACGCTCTACCTCCCGGTATTCGTCGATGGAGCGTTGCTTTGGTCGGGGGATTCTCACGCGGGGCAGGGCAACGGCGAGATCAATCTGACCGCCATCGAGACCGCGTTCAAGGAGCTCGATCTCACGATTTCGGTGCTCAAAGACATCAAACTGACTTGGCCTCGGATTGAGACGCCCACGCATTGGATCGCTATCGGATATGACCGGGATCTCAACGTCGCGTTCAATTTGCTGCAGGAGCAAACGACCGAACTTATCGCTGAACAGAACAAAGTGCCGTCCGAGGTTGCGCGAAAGCTCATGCTAGTAAATTGGGACTGTCGCATTTCCGAAGTTATCAATGTTCTCAAAGGAACATACTGCATGGTTCCAAAGGTGACGAACGTACCGCCGCCACAGCTGCCCCGCGACGACAGCCCGGACTACCTTGTCACGTATGCAAAAGATACTGATTTGAACAAAGCGATGGATACTGCTTCAATGGCCATGGTCGACAAGCTGGCAAACGAGAAGCATCTAACACCACTTGACGCCTATTCGCTCGCGAGCATAGCCATGGACTGCCGGCTTGGTTCTCCTAGAGGTGCCGATCGTGAAGTGCACTGTCTGATGCCAAAAGGCTTGTGGGCGAAGCACTAG
- a CDS encoding PLP-dependent aminotransferase family protein, with the protein MGLPALDAFPRKLWSRLAASHARSLSFSKMVYQGASGYAPLRQAIANRLTISRGISCSEIQVFITAGFLGALTLIGRTLLAAGDRMWVEDPGFPPARHALELAGVDLIPVPVDGDGIDVSAGIALAPAARLALVTPAAQFPLGIALSADRWSQLVSWATAAKAWIVNDDYDGDFNHSDRSLPVLKHHDRAERVLHVGSFSNLLFPGLRLGYLVAPISLIDEFESASALLPTQQSLLDQMVVSDFITQGHLGRHLARMRRLYSERKLALVEALKDVLGDSIHVAETGSTHLVLHLPADTDDVALANRAQALGLAINALSPMGLRTRTGPGLLLGFTNVPADTAQEATQRLKRALFKSGVRRPPQGHAALSNRIAAPIASPYPT; encoded by the coding sequence ATGGGCCTGCCGGCACTCGATGCATTTCCACGCAAGCTGTGGTCACGGCTGGCGGCGAGTCATGCGCGATCTCTCTCGTTTTCAAAAATGGTCTACCAGGGTGCAAGCGGCTATGCGCCCTTGCGGCAGGCAATAGCGAATCGCTTGACCATCTCTCGCGGTATCTCATGCAGCGAAATCCAGGTGTTTATTACCGCGGGATTCCTGGGCGCCTTGACATTGATCGGGCGGACTTTGCTTGCGGCCGGCGATAGGATGTGGGTCGAAGACCCGGGATTTCCGCCGGCGCGTCATGCATTAGAACTAGCCGGCGTCGATCTCATCCCGGTTCCTGTTGACGGCGATGGGATTGATGTTTCGGCCGGGATCGCACTTGCTCCGGCAGCTCGCCTCGCTCTTGTCACGCCCGCAGCCCAGTTTCCGCTCGGAATTGCACTATCGGCCGATCGATGGTCACAGTTGGTCTCTTGGGCCACCGCAGCGAAGGCCTGGATTGTCAACGACGACTATGACGGCGACTTCAATCATTCGGATCGCTCGCTGCCCGTGCTCAAGCACCACGATCGAGCCGAGCGGGTGCTGCATGTCGGTTCGTTCAGCAACCTTCTATTTCCCGGACTGCGGTTGGGCTACCTGGTTGCGCCGATTTCGCTGATCGACGAGTTCGAGAGTGCATCAGCACTGTTGCCTACGCAGCAGTCGCTACTCGATCAGATGGTCGTCTCCGATTTCATCACTCAGGGCCACTTGGGCCGCCACCTGGCGCGGATGCGAAGATTGTATAGCGAGCGGAAGCTTGCCCTCGTCGAAGCGTTGAAAGACGTCCTGGGCGATTCAATTCACGTAGCGGAAACGGGAAGCACTCACCTGGTGTTGCATCTGCCTGCAGATACTGATGACGTTGCTTTAGCCAATCGGGCCCAAGCGCTGGGATTGGCGATAAACGCGCTATCCCCAATGGGTTTACGCACCAGGACTGGCCCGGGCTTGCTGTTGGGGTTCACAAATGTCCCCGCGGACACAGCCCAAGAAGCGACGCAACGATTGAAACGCGCCCTTTTCAAGTCGGGCGTGCGGAGGCCGCCTCAAGGCCACGCGGCCCTCTCCAATCGCATAGCAGCGCCTATTGCGTCTCCTTATCCGACATAA
- a CDS encoding AraC family transcriptional regulator → MPKKEAQSLDRFEGLEQPTSLELNQIMLKDAALSRLRWQDDDRGTPVQMEQSDGYMVCYQRNHLPAPSRWVDGKAIEAEALDPGQFLLLDLRQSHSAVNRGNIDCISLFASHNAMVQLHLEHDLPSFSTLRITDGLGYFDPTIRNLMECVTPAFEKPDTVSPLFLDQLALAMMSHLTHVYGERDVSFRPVKGGLAPWQERRTKSLLLANLRGDVNLETLAKECGLSRAHFARSFKMTTGKSPMAWLVSQRLIRARELLAESPLSLSEIAYACGFADQSHFSRAFARHVGVAPGSGAVSESDETPKRPTF, encoded by the coding sequence ATGCCAAAAAAGGAAGCCCAAAGTCTGGACAGGTTCGAGGGACTGGAGCAGCCAACGTCGCTTGAGCTCAATCAGATCATGCTCAAGGATGCCGCTCTCAGCCGCCTGCGGTGGCAGGACGACGATCGCGGCACTCCCGTGCAGATGGAGCAAAGCGATGGATACATGGTGTGCTACCAGCGCAACCACCTTCCCGCTCCAAGTCGGTGGGTGGACGGCAAGGCGATAGAGGCAGAAGCGCTCGATCCCGGTCAGTTCCTGCTGCTCGACCTCAGGCAGAGCCACAGCGCCGTCAACCGCGGAAACATCGACTGCATTTCTCTGTTCGCATCACACAATGCCATGGTGCAGCTCCATCTGGAGCATGACCTCCCTTCCTTTTCCACTCTGCGCATCACCGATGGGCTAGGCTACTTCGATCCCACCATCCGAAACCTGATGGAGTGCGTTACTCCAGCCTTCGAGAAACCCGACACGGTCTCTCCCCTGTTCCTCGACCAACTAGCTCTCGCGATGATGTCTCACCTGACCCACGTCTACGGAGAGCGTGACGTGAGCTTCAGGCCGGTAAAGGGAGGCTTGGCGCCTTGGCAGGAGCGCCGCACCAAATCTCTTCTGCTTGCAAATCTGCGTGGCGACGTAAACCTCGAGACGCTGGCAAAGGAGTGCGGACTTTCGCGCGCTCACTTTGCGCGCAGCTTCAAGATGACGACGGGAAAATCGCCCATGGCATGGCTTGTGAGCCAACGACTGATTCGGGCGCGAGAATTGTTGGCGGAATCTCCTCTTTCGCTGTCCGAAATTGCTTATGCGTGTGGGTTTGCCGACCAGAGCCACTTCTCACGTGCGTTCGCCAGGCATGTTGGAGTGGCGCCCGGGAGTGGCGCCGTCAGCGAAAGCGATGAGACGCCCAAGCGCCCCACTTTTTAG
- a CDS encoding (2Fe-2S)-binding protein, which produces MPVTSAEAQPRLNSPHEQGITLTINGQAHDLTLDTRQSLLDLLRERLNLTGTKKGCNQGACGACTVLVNGRRINACLTLAAMLDGSEITTIEGLANGDQLHPLQAAFIEHDGLQCGYCTPGQILSGIACIAEGHAGSPEETRFWMSGNICRCAAYPGIVAAVTQVAKEM; this is translated from the coding sequence ATGCCTGTTACCAGCGCAGAAGCGCAACCCCGCCTCAACAGCCCTCATGAACAAGGGATAACGTTGACGATCAATGGGCAGGCGCATGACCTCACTCTGGACACGCGACAGTCACTCTTGGACCTGCTCCGCGAGCGCTTGAACCTGACGGGGACCAAAAAGGGATGCAACCAGGGGGCCTGCGGCGCCTGCACGGTCCTCGTCAACGGTCGCCGCATCAATGCCTGCCTCACGCTCGCCGCGATGCTCGACGGCTCGGAAATCACTACGATCGAGGGACTCGCAAACGGGGACCAGTTGCACCCGCTGCAGGCGGCCTTCATCGAGCATGATGGCCTACAATGTGGCTATTGCACACCGGGGCAGATCCTCTCCGGCATCGCTTGCATCGCCGAGGGACATGCCGGATCGCCCGAGGAGACCCGTTTCTGGATGAGCGGAAACATCTGCCGGTGTGCCGCCTATCCCGGGATCGTCGCTGCCGTGACCCAAGTCGCGAAGGAGATGTGA
- a CDS encoding cupin domain-containing protein, with product MLSFSFRRKTHLAGLTTVIVLAATAALSQNANTPARGRSVTQVRTEKLPDIKNKVLTAVVVNYPPGGASKAHHHDADVFAYVLSGEIRSQVEGEDAKIYHVGESVFEPPGEHHVISENASKTEPASM from the coding sequence ATGTTATCCTTTTCTTTCCGTAGGAAGACTCACCTTGCCGGTCTTACGACCGTAATCGTTCTCGCGGCAACCGCCGCGTTGTCGCAAAACGCGAACACGCCAGCTCGGGGGCGCTCGGTCACGCAGGTGCGCACCGAAAAGCTGCCAGACATTAAAAACAAGGTTCTGACCGCGGTCGTCGTCAATTACCCGCCCGGCGGCGCTTCCAAAGCGCATCACCATGACGCGGATGTCTTCGCCTACGTACTCTCCGGTGAAATCCGGTCGCAAGTCGAAGGGGAAGACGCAAAGATCTACCACGTCGGCGAAAGCGTGTTCGAGCCTCCAGGCGAACACCACGTGATTAGCGAGAACGCAAGCAAGACCGAACCAGCGAGCATGTAG
- a CDS encoding metal ABC transporter substrate-binding protein: MTASMHAAFASAPIVVVATTSDIASLVSAVGGEVVQVKTIVPPGTDPEAFEPRVSDLSMLSDADLIVRVGLGYDLWIDKLIIQLHRPEFQAGGGRSVDASVGVPLLEARGRTTVTEDGHAHGLGNPHYWLDPANAETVTAIIAEGIIRLMPAARDTIVANRNRFLATLHDRIAAWMQQLAPYRGAAVVAYHNSWPYFARRFHLNLIGFIETKEGVAPSVAHLSSLIAEMRQSGARAILQEAYEPKNFSQMLSARTGAPLVVLAPTVGSVPEARDYLSLMDFNVAALARTLAATGK, encoded by the coding sequence ATGACCGCATCGATGCATGCAGCTTTTGCCTCCGCGCCGATAGTCGTGGTGGCTACAACAAGCGATATTGCGAGCCTCGTTTCAGCAGTCGGTGGTGAGGTCGTCCAGGTCAAGACCATTGTGCCACCGGGGACCGATCCGGAGGCATTCGAACCTCGGGTGAGCGATCTCTCGATGCTAAGCGATGCCGATCTCATTGTTCGTGTCGGCTTGGGCTATGATCTCTGGATTGACAAGCTGATAATTCAACTGCATCGCCCGGAATTCCAAGCGGGGGGCGGGCGCTCGGTGGATGCGTCGGTCGGAGTCCCGCTGTTGGAAGCGAGAGGCCGAACCACCGTCACTGAGGATGGTCACGCGCACGGTTTAGGCAATCCGCACTACTGGCTTGATCCTGCCAATGCGGAGACCGTGACGGCGATCATAGCGGAGGGAATCATTCGGCTCATGCCCGCCGCTCGTGACACCATCGTGGCCAACCGGAATCGATTTCTCGCGACACTGCACGACCGCATTGCGGCCTGGATGCAACAGCTGGCGCCCTACCGCGGCGCGGCCGTGGTCGCCTATCATAACAGCTGGCCATATTTCGCGCGCCGCTTTCACTTAAACCTCATCGGCTTCATTGAAACAAAGGAAGGGGTCGCGCCGAGCGTCGCGCATCTCTCCTCGTTAATTGCAGAAATGCGGCAAAGCGGTGCGCGTGCCATTCTGCAAGAGGCATATGAGCCGAAGAACTTCTCCCAAATGTTGTCGGCGCGCACGGGCGCACCTCTTGTCGTGCTCGCGCCAACAGTAGGCAGCGTTCCGGAGGCGAGAGACTACCTAAGTCTCATGGACTTCAACGTCGCTGCCCTCGCGCGCACGCTTGCGGCGACAGGCAAGTGA